From a single Shewanella donghaensis genomic region:
- a CDS encoding alpha/beta hydrolase family protein, translated as MKCTAVLVGCLLTFTPQFVNATSLSHSDLFSRGAEYTDVKISPEGEYLSALTTHDGKKTLIILETESLKMINALKFPGNAEVGNYEWVSEDRIVLQKVYLKGWSDVPQYYGELMAINADGSRQKYLFGYNSGEQQTGSLIKKNTAIRATAYILDPLPEDDKYMLVNAIPWGSAASLGNDSLQHVYRVNIKSGVRRKVTTSPIGNPRFLTNNEGEVKFVAGLNKKNKLQTFYRQDGDWVNTNDLNINLTDFNPISFADKPNTIYAAARENNQTASIYKINLISGGKEKIIQDENVDPSNLWINKKSKQLYAVEFDSGYPSYAFVDQKDGHTKLLKQLIASLPGHQVQIISETTDANLFVVKAFNDRNPGDYYLFDAEKVKLVYLASEKSWLDPEIMAEVKPISFTSRDGKVISGYLTLPEGKESKSLPLIVNPHGGPHYIRDRWVFDPQNQLLASQGFAVLQVNFRGSGGYGEQFQKDGYQKWGTDVQYDIIDGTKYVIEQGFADKDRICIVGGSFGGYSALQSAIIEPDLFKCAIGFAGVYDLEMMFEEGDIQQSRSGTAYLKQVLGESSQQLKAMSPAFNTDKLKASLLLVHGGNDERAPIEQLESLEKDLNKHKHPYEKLIMDDEGHGFYNDTHRAKYYDKMLSFLKENLKL; from the coding sequence ATGAAATGCACTGCCGTTCTTGTCGGTTGCTTACTGACTTTCACTCCCCAATTTGTTAATGCTACTTCGTTATCCCACTCTGACCTCTTTAGTCGAGGCGCTGAATATACCGATGTCAAAATTTCACCTGAAGGCGAGTATCTCAGTGCCTTAACGACCCATGATGGTAAAAAAACGTTAATTATTTTAGAAACCGAATCCCTAAAAATGATCAATGCACTTAAATTTCCAGGCAATGCTGAAGTCGGAAATTATGAATGGGTTAGCGAAGATAGAATTGTATTACAAAAGGTATATTTAAAAGGGTGGAGTGATGTACCACAATATTATGGCGAACTCATGGCCATCAATGCTGATGGTTCAAGACAGAAGTACTTATTTGGTTATAACAGTGGCGAGCAGCAAACAGGTTCATTAATTAAAAAGAACACGGCTATCCGAGCCACAGCATATATCTTAGACCCGTTACCCGAAGATGATAAGTACATGTTAGTGAATGCCATACCTTGGGGCAGTGCTGCCTCATTAGGAAATGATAGTTTGCAACACGTATATAGAGTCAATATCAAAAGCGGAGTCAGAAGAAAAGTCACAACATCACCCATTGGTAATCCTAGATTCCTAACTAATAATGAGGGTGAAGTAAAATTCGTTGCCGGTTTGAACAAGAAAAACAAATTGCAAACATTCTACCGACAAGATGGTGATTGGGTTAATACCAATGATCTTAATATCAACTTAACTGATTTTAATCCGATTTCATTTGCTGACAAACCTAATACTATTTATGCCGCCGCGCGAGAAAATAATCAAACAGCAAGTATCTATAAAATTAACTTGATCAGCGGGGGCAAAGAAAAAATCATTCAAGATGAAAATGTGGATCCTAGTAACTTGTGGATTAACAAAAAATCTAAGCAACTTTATGCTGTAGAATTTGATAGCGGCTACCCATCATACGCATTCGTCGATCAAAAAGATGGTCATACTAAGTTACTCAAACAACTCATTGCATCCCTTCCTGGTCATCAAGTACAAATCATTAGTGAAACGACTGATGCGAATCTATTTGTCGTTAAAGCTTTTAACGATAGGAACCCAGGCGATTATTACCTTTTTGATGCTGAAAAAGTCAAACTGGTATATCTAGCATCTGAAAAAAGTTGGTTGGACCCTGAGATTATGGCTGAGGTCAAACCAATAAGTTTCACCAGTCGTGATGGAAAAGTTATTTCCGGCTATCTCACCTTACCTGAAGGTAAAGAGTCAAAGAGTCTCCCTCTCATTGTTAACCCTCATGGTGGTCCACACTATATTCGTGACAGGTGGGTATTTGATCCACAAAACCAATTACTTGCTAGCCAAGGCTTTGCTGTCCTGCAAGTTAACTTCCGAGGCTCTGGTGGCTACGGTGAGCAATTCCAAAAAGATGGTTATCAAAAGTGGGGAACTGATGTTCAATACGATATTATTGATGGCACCAAATATGTAATTGAACAAGGCTTTGCTGATAAGGATAGAATCTGTATTGTTGGTGGCAGCTTTGGTGGCTATAGTGCACTTCAAAGTGCCATTATTGAACCTGACTTGTTTAAATGTGCGATTGGTTTTGCTGGTGTATACGATTTAGAAATGATGTTTGAAGAAGGCGACATACAGCAATCTAGAAGTGGTACTGCCTATTTAAAACAAGTGCTTGGAGAGAGTAGCCAACAACTCAAAGCTATGTCACCCGCCTTTAATACCGATAAGCTCAAAGCCAGCTTACTACTGGTTCATGGCGGCAATGATGAGCGCGCCCCCATTGAACAATTAGAATCATTAGAAAAAGATTTAAATAAACACAAACACCCCTATGAAAAACTGATCATGGACGATGAAGGACATGGTTTTTATAACGATACCCATAGAGCCAAGTACTACGATAAAATGCTGAGTTTTTTGAAAGAGAATCTTAAGCTGTAA
- the slmA gene encoding nucleoid occlusion factor SlmA, with protein MATSPKINRREHILQCLAHMLETSPGQRITTAKLAAEVGVSEAALYRHFPSKARMFEGLIEFIEDAILSRLNIIMDDEKDTMKRCELVLQLILVFSERNPGISRVLNGDALLGENERLRSRISALFAKIETQLKQILREKTLREGQGFNLDEAILANLLLAVAEGRIAQFVRSEFKQKPTEHFDEQWQFIQQQLLRS; from the coding sequence ATGGCGACAAGCCCAAAAATAAATCGTCGTGAGCACATTTTACAGTGCCTTGCGCACATGCTGGAAACCAGCCCTGGCCAACGTATTACCACTGCTAAATTGGCAGCGGAAGTGGGTGTTTCTGAAGCGGCGTTATATCGCCACTTCCCAAGTAAAGCAAGAATGTTTGAAGGTTTAATCGAGTTTATCGAAGATGCGATATTATCGCGCTTAAACATCATTATGGATGACGAGAAAGACACCATGAAACGTTGCGAGTTAGTACTGCAACTTATACTGGTATTCTCAGAACGTAATCCAGGTATTTCACGCGTATTGAATGGTGATGCCCTGCTCGGTGAAAATGAACGCCTTCGCAGTCGGATTAGCGCATTATTTGCTAAGATTGAAACCCAGCTAAAACAAATTCTTCGTGAGAAAACCTTACGTGAAGGACAAGGCTTTAATCTTGACGAAGCCATCCTAGCTAACCTGCTACTTGCTGTAGCCGAAGGCAGAATCGCCCAATTTGTACGTAGTGAATTCAAACAAAAGCCAACCGAACACTTCGATGAACAGTGGCAGTTTATTCAGCAGCAATTGCTAAGAAGTTAA
- the dut gene encoding dUTP diphosphatase, producing the protein MKTPVELKLLDSRIGSEFPLPAYATPGSAGMDLRAMIDTTMVIEPGETVLIPTGIAVHVADPSLAAVILPRSGLGHKHGIVLGNLVGLIDSDYQGPLMVSCWNRSNEAYTIEIGDRLAQLVFVPVVQAQFTLVDEFDTSERGEGGFGHSGTK; encoded by the coding sequence ATGAAAACACCCGTAGAACTTAAACTACTCGACTCACGCATTGGCAGTGAGTTTCCATTACCCGCTTATGCTACCCCAGGTAGTGCAGGTATGGATTTACGCGCCATGATTGATACCACTATGGTCATTGAGCCAGGTGAAACAGTATTAATTCCTACTGGCATCGCTGTCCATGTGGCCGATCCAAGCTTAGCTGCGGTAATTTTACCGCGCTCAGGTCTTGGTCATAAGCATGGCATTGTATTAGGCAATTTGGTCGGTTTAATTGACTCTGATTATCAAGGACCTTTAATGGTCTCTTGCTGGAATCGCAGTAATGAAGCTTACACTATTGAAATTGGCGATCGTTTAGCACAGTTAGTTTTTGTCCCTGTTGTTCAGGCACAGTTTACCTTAGTTGATGAGTTTGATACCTCAGAACGTGGTGAAGGCGGATTTGGTCATTCAGGCACCAAATAA
- the coaBC gene encoding bifunctional phosphopantothenoylcysteine decarboxylase/phosphopantothenate--cysteine ligase CoaBC, with product MLTNKKVLLGIGGGIAAYKSADLIRRLKERGADVRVVMSQSAMQFITPLTIQALSGHPVASDLLDPAAEAAMGHIELARWADVVIVAPATANLIARINAGMADELLTTTCLATEAPIIVCPAMNQQMYRNLATQENIANIKRKGITVWGPASGDQACGEVGPGRMQEPLHIAEQLVALFSPAEKPLAGYKLILTAGPTREAIDPVRYISNHSSGKMGFSLATAATEMGAEVTLVSGPVNLATPTGVTRIDVESAQDMLDAVMGNVEGQDIFIGCAAVADYRIAEVAESKIKKSAENMQLALVRNPDILASVSALKERPFTIGFAAETDNVEEYARGKLERKKLDLIAANDVSIEGLGFNADANALQVFWKDGNEQLPATDKLTLAKQLLTLIAARIKTS from the coding sequence ATGCTGACAAATAAAAAAGTCCTTCTAGGCATTGGTGGTGGTATTGCTGCCTATAAAAGTGCTGATTTAATACGCCGTCTCAAAGAGCGCGGCGCTGATGTGCGTGTGGTAATGAGCCAAAGCGCAATGCAATTCATTACTCCACTGACGATTCAAGCCCTCTCTGGGCATCCTGTAGCCTCTGACTTGCTCGATCCAGCTGCTGAAGCGGCAATGGGCCATATTGAGCTAGCAAGATGGGCTGACGTGGTTATCGTTGCCCCTGCAACGGCTAATTTAATTGCCCGTATCAATGCAGGCATGGCGGATGAACTGTTAACCACAACGTGTCTTGCGACTGAAGCGCCAATTATTGTTTGCCCGGCAATGAACCAACAGATGTATCGCAACCTCGCAACCCAAGAAAACATTGCCAACATCAAACGTAAAGGCATTACCGTATGGGGACCTGCTAGCGGTGATCAAGCCTGTGGCGAAGTCGGCCCTGGTCGTATGCAAGAACCGTTGCACATTGCAGAGCAATTAGTCGCATTATTTTCTCCTGCAGAGAAACCTTTAGCCGGTTACAAACTTATTCTCACAGCGGGTCCGACCCGAGAAGCCATTGATCCAGTGAGATATATTTCAAACCATAGCTCTGGGAAAATGGGCTTTTCATTAGCCACTGCAGCAACCGAAATGGGCGCTGAAGTGACGTTAGTGAGCGGTCCGGTAAATCTAGCAACACCAACAGGTGTAACGCGGATAGATGTAGAATCAGCTCAAGACATGCTTGATGCGGTGATGGGAAATGTTGAAGGGCAAGATATCTTTATCGGCTGCGCGGCTGTAGCAGATTATCGAATTGCAGAAGTCGCTGAGTCAAAAATCAAAAAGTCAGCTGAAAATATGCAGCTTGCACTCGTACGTAACCCTGATATCTTAGCCAGCGTTTCAGCATTGAAAGAAAGACCTTTTACTATAGGTTTTGCTGCTGAGACCGATAACGTAGAAGAATATGCACGCGGTAAGCTTGAGCGTAAAAAGTTGGACTTAATTGCTGCGAACGACGTATCAATTGAAGGGCTTGGATTTAACGCCGATGCCAATGCACTGCAAGTGTTCTGGAAAGACGGGAATGAACAACTACCCGCCACAGACAAGCTGACACTGGCAAAACAATTACTCACCTTGATAGCGGCAAGAATTAAAACATCATGA
- the radC gene encoding RadC family protein, producing the protein MAIKDWPEGEGPRDKLLHLGAGHLSDAELLAVLLRNGIAGHNAVDLARDMISQFGGLRALFCAPLDQVCQLSGVGPVKYAQLQAASEISKRISQENMRRGQILVNPDLTRDYLMRQLADRSYEVFALLLLDTQHRVIQFVELFRGTINSASVYPREVVSLVLEKKAAAVIVCHNHPSGIAEPSQADRQITDRLKKALSTIDVSLLDHMVVGDQEIVSFAERGWIN; encoded by the coding sequence ATGGCGATTAAAGATTGGCCTGAGGGAGAAGGACCAAGAGATAAGTTATTACACCTTGGTGCAGGGCACTTATCTGATGCTGAATTATTAGCCGTTTTACTCAGAAATGGCATCGCCGGACATAATGCTGTGGATCTTGCTCGCGATATGATTAGCCAATTTGGTGGATTAAGGGCATTATTTTGCGCGCCATTGGATCAAGTTTGCCAATTATCAGGTGTTGGACCGGTAAAATATGCACAATTACAGGCTGCATCGGAGATTTCTAAGCGAATTTCGCAAGAAAATATGCGTAGAGGGCAAATTTTGGTAAATCCTGATTTAACTCGGGACTATTTAATGAGACAATTGGCAGACCGATCCTATGAAGTGTTTGCATTATTATTGTTGGATACCCAACATAGAGTGATACAATTTGTAGAATTATTCCGCGGAACGATTAATTCAGCATCAGTCTATCCACGTGAAGTGGTAAGCTTGGTGTTGGAAAAAAAAGCTGCGGCAGTCATAGTGTGTCATAATCACCCGTCTGGCATTGCAGAGCCAAGTCAGGCAGATCGGCAAATTACTGACAGATTAAAAAAAGCCTTATCTACAATCGATGTTTCTCTTTTAGATCATATGGTTGTAGGCGATCAGGAGATAGTTTCTTTTGCTGAACGTGGGTGGATAAATTAA
- the rpmB gene encoding 50S ribosomal protein L28 — protein sequence MSRVCQVTGKKPMVGNNRSHAKNSTRRRFLPNLQNHRFWLEEEKRFVQLRVSTKGIRIIDKKGIEVVVKELRARGEKV from the coding sequence ATGTCAAGAGTATGCCAAGTTACTGGCAAGAAGCCTATGGTTGGTAACAACCGTTCGCACGCTAAAAATTCGACTCGTCGTCGTTTTTTACCTAACCTACAAAACCACCGTTTTTGGTTAGAAGAAGAAAAACGCTTCGTGCAACTACGTGTATCTACTAAAGGTATCCGTATCATCGACAAAAAAGGTATTGAAGTTGTTGTTAAAGAACTTCGTGCCCGCGGCGAGAAGGTATAA
- the rpmG gene encoding 50S ribosomal protein L33: protein MAKSKGNREKIKLVSSAKTGHFYTTEKNKRNMPEKMEIKKFDPVIRQHVMYKEAKIK from the coding sequence ATGGCTAAATCTAAAGGTAATCGTGAGAAGATCAAATTAGTATCTAGTGCTAAAACTGGTCACTTCTACACTACTGAAAAAAATAAGCGTAACATGCCTGAAAAAATGGAAATCAAGAAATTTGATCCAGTTATTCGTCAGCACGTTATGTATAAAGAAGCTAAAATCAAGTAA
- the argA gene encoding amino-acid N-acetyltransferase has translation MPLRTTELVDGFRHSAPYVNDHRGKTFVVMLGGEALLHNQFRGILNDVALLHSLGIKVVLVYGARPQIDHALKREGIEPTYHNGVRITDEDSLRVIKQVAGSVQFDITARLSMSLGNTPMQNAQINLVSGNFVIAQPLGIDDGVDFCLTGKVRRIDTRGLERQLDNNCIVVMGPMAVSVTGECFNLTAEEVATQVAIKLKADKIIGFSNTHGILGEDGEVIAELMPNGAQTILEEMALAGKSCVGTMAFLKASIDACRNGIPRCHLVSYLEDGTLLQELFSREGIGTQIVTESAERLRRANIGDIGGVLNLIRPLEEQGVLVRRSREQLEMEIEQFMLIERDNLVIGCAALYPFEEDNAGEFACLVVHQDYRDADRGSVLLNNIIGQARVRGYSRLFALTTRSIHWFLEHGFNIVDVEQLPNAKKKLYNFQRNSKILALDL, from the coding sequence GTGCCTTTAAGAACCACAGAGCTGGTTGATGGTTTCCGCCATTCAGCACCATATGTAAACGACCATCGCGGAAAGACCTTTGTTGTCATGCTTGGCGGCGAAGCTTTGCTACATAATCAATTTAGGGGCATTTTAAACGATGTAGCTTTGCTGCACTCGTTAGGGATTAAAGTGGTATTGGTTTATGGCGCAAGACCACAGATTGATCATGCACTGAAGCGTGAAGGGATTGAGCCGACCTACCATAACGGTGTGCGTATTACTGACGAAGATTCCTTAAGAGTGATTAAGCAAGTTGCAGGTTCAGTGCAATTTGATATCACAGCTAGACTTTCTATGAGCCTTGGCAATACGCCGATGCAAAATGCTCAGATTAATCTTGTGAGCGGTAATTTTGTAATCGCACAACCATTAGGCATCGACGACGGTGTTGATTTTTGTCTAACTGGTAAAGTTCGCCGTATTGATACCCGAGGCCTTGAACGTCAGCTCGATAATAATTGTATTGTGGTAATGGGGCCTATGGCTGTTTCCGTTACGGGTGAATGTTTTAACCTCACAGCTGAAGAAGTCGCGACCCAAGTGGCGATAAAGCTTAAAGCCGATAAGATAATTGGTTTTAGTAATACTCACGGTATTTTAGGTGAAGATGGCGAGGTTATTGCTGAACTAATGCCTAATGGCGCGCAAACCATTTTGGAAGAAATGGCATTAGCAGGTAAATCTTGCGTCGGCACCATGGCATTTTTAAAAGCCAGCATTGATGCTTGTCGTAACGGTATTCCGCGTTGTCATTTGGTGAGTTATTTAGAAGATGGCACTTTACTGCAAGAGCTGTTTTCTCGTGAAGGCATCGGCACTCAAATCGTTACTGAGAGCGCAGAACGATTAAGACGTGCCAACATTGGTGATATTGGCGGGGTGTTAAACCTTATTCGTCCATTGGAAGAGCAAGGTGTTTTGGTTCGTCGCTCCCGTGAACAGTTAGAAATGGAAATTGAGCAATTCATGCTCATTGAACGCGATAATCTTGTCATTGGTTGCGCAGCGTTATATCCCTTTGAAGAAGATAATGCCGGTGAATTTGCCTGCTTAGTGGTACATCAAGATTATCGTGATGCAGATAGAGGCAGTGTATTACTCAATAACATTATTGGTCAGGCGCGTGTTAGAGGTTACTCAAGGTTATTTGCTTTAACGACTCGCAGTATCCATTGGTTCTTGGAACATGGCTTTAATATTGTTGATGTTGAGCAACTGCCTAATGCGAAAAAGAAGTTATACAATTTCCAACGTAACTCAAAAATTCTGGCGTTAGATTTATAA
- a CDS encoding PH domain-containing protein produces MIEVELAGLTSNGVFSFLGMLLGLLALSAFIWFKKLPSNALYVSFGIILFLFMLFLWTLYKTTNSQLSITQVDTQQASSSVSPQVPEVTLSIPLYSQQLHASEVLWQQAQFIDVSIDSEFAPQWRTNGIGLPGYSLGWFTLKNGDKALISLTRREALMLPTNKGYTLLLTVEDKRAAMKMIAAMK; encoded by the coding sequence ATGATTGAAGTGGAATTGGCAGGATTGACCAGTAACGGCGTGTTCAGTTTTTTGGGTATGCTGCTGGGGTTGTTAGCACTGAGTGCTTTTATCTGGTTTAAGAAGCTGCCAAGTAATGCTTTGTATGTCAGCTTTGGCATCATTCTATTTTTATTTATGTTGTTCTTGTGGACACTATATAAAACCACTAATAGCCAATTATCGATAACCCAAGTTGATACTCAACAGGCTTCTTCGTCCGTGTCGCCCCAAGTCCCTGAAGTGACATTATCAATTCCACTTTATAGCCAACAATTACACGCTAGTGAAGTACTTTGGCAGCAAGCACAGTTCATCGACGTAAGCATTGACTCTGAATTTGCCCCACAGTGGCGTACAAATGGCATAGGGCTACCAGGATACTCATTAGGGTGGTTTACTCTTAAGAACGGGGATAAGGCGCTAATATCGCTTACAAGGCGCGAGGCATTGATGTTACCAACGAACAAAGGTTACACGTTGTTACTCACCGTGGAGGATAAACGCGCCGCAATGAAAATGATTGCGGCGATGAAGTGA
- the rarD gene encoding EamA family transporter RarD codes for MQALETRKGIILAICAYCLWGIAPLYFKLLGDVSAFEILAHRVIWSFVFIIILMKFMGGFSRLMLLVKRPKQLLVLAVTSVLIALNWLIFIWAITNDRMLDASLGYFINPLFNVLLGMVFLSERLRKLQWFAVTLAFIGVMIQLISFGSIPMVSLALATSFGFYGLLRKKVNIDAKAGMLVETAVLLPVALTYLALTLDTASANMMTNDIEMNLMLIAAGIVTTIPLLCFAGAAIRIPLSMLGFFQYIGPSIMFILAVFLYNEPFDVEKSITFGFIWSALVVFTADMALQRRRRIKQS; via the coding sequence ATGCAAGCTCTTGAAACACGTAAAGGCATCATTCTCGCTATTTGTGCTTATTGCCTATGGGGAATTGCCCCCCTTTATTTTAAATTATTGGGTGATGTGTCTGCCTTTGAAATACTAGCGCATCGGGTTATTTGGTCATTTGTATTCATCATCATTTTGATGAAATTCATGGGCGGATTTTCACGTCTAATGCTTTTAGTCAAAAGACCTAAACAATTACTGGTATTGGCGGTTACTTCGGTTCTTATTGCCCTTAACTGGTTGATTTTTATTTGGGCAATTACCAATGACCGAATGCTAGATGCGAGTTTGGGTTATTTCATCAATCCGCTATTCAACGTATTGCTGGGGATGGTTTTCTTATCTGAACGCTTACGAAAATTACAATGGTTTGCGGTGACGCTGGCCTTTATCGGGGTCATGATTCAGCTAATCTCATTTGGATCGATCCCAATGGTGTCATTAGCGTTAGCCACATCATTTGGCTTTTACGGTTTGTTGCGCAAAAAAGTCAATATTGACGCTAAGGCCGGTATGTTGGTTGAAACAGCGGTTTTACTGCCCGTGGCATTAACCTATTTAGCACTGACCCTAGATACCGCTTCAGCAAATATGATGACTAACGATATAGAAATGAACTTAATGCTCATTGCTGCGGGAATCGTGACGACCATACCTCTACTGTGTTTTGCTGGGGCAGCGATACGAATTCCATTATCGATGCTCGGATTCTTCCAATATATTGGTCCCAGTATCATGTTTATTTTGGCAGTTTTTTTATACAACGAGCCCTTTGATGTTGAAAAAAGCATTACCTTTGGGTTTATTTGGAGCGCGTTAGTGGTCTTTACAGCCGACATGGCACTGCAACGTCGCCGTCGCATAAAACAAAGCTAG
- a CDS encoding thioesterase family protein yields the protein MTTDVQLQALKQVAEIFDQHVPFHNLLGLEIKHYDENGVEVMIKMKPELIGNIHQNILHGGVTATLLDVVGGLTCFAGLVSSRDDWTIEQLEKRLTTLGTIDMRVDFLRPGRGEIFTGTGSVIRSGNRVSVCRMELHNEEGTHIAFGTGTYMVG from the coding sequence ATGACTACGGATGTCCAACTGCAAGCATTGAAGCAAGTCGCTGAAATATTTGATCAACATGTGCCTTTTCATAATCTATTAGGTTTAGAAATTAAACACTACGATGAAAATGGTGTTGAGGTGATGATTAAAATGAAGCCTGAACTCATCGGTAATATTCATCAAAATATTTTACACGGCGGTGTGACAGCAACCTTACTCGATGTGGTTGGCGGCTTAACCTGTTTTGCTGGATTAGTCTCAAGCCGAGATGACTGGACAATCGAACAATTAGAGAAGCGACTCACTACGCTGGGCACTATTGATATGCGAGTGGATTTTTTACGCCCGGGTCGTGGTGAGATATTTACAGGAACTGGTTCAGTGATCCGCTCAGGCAACCGTGTTTCAGTCTGTCGTATGGAACTTCATAACGAAGAAGGCACCCATATCGCTTTCGGTACAGGCACTTATATGGTGGGTTAA
- the recQ gene encoding DNA helicase RecQ, which yields MDNLISSHVDTQIPAQDSATPVVEDVLGQQLQQIFGYRDFREGQREIIEQTLNGQDTLVIMPTGGGKSMCYQLPALVLPGLTIVVSPLISLMKDQVDSLTQSGVAAAYLNSSLPRDETVEILKRLHKGEIKLLYVSPERLLRPDFIERMEELQISLFAIDEAHCISQWGHDFRPEYAALGQLKQLFPYVPLMALTATADQATRESICQRLQISPFCLLSSFDRPNIRYTVVEKLNAANQLKQFLQLQKGSNGIIYCSSRRRVDEVADRLKLQGFSAAAYHAGMTQKERGDIQDKFLKDKIDIVVATVAFGMGINKSNVRFVVHYDIPKSVESYYQETGRAGRDGLDAEAYMLFDPADIGRVKHLIEQSEPGPQQDVELHKMNTMAAFAEAQTCRRQVLLHYFDESGSKPCGNCDICLEPPKRYDGSEDAKKVLSCIFRLNQYFGVNQVIDVLRGSKAANVMDRGHNKLSTWGIGKEHSHEYWLSVIRQLIHLGLASQDITRGSSVKLNASARPILKGEASLQLAEPRIQLVATKRKSSTSRAPQQYDRKLFARLKLLRRELAEKHDVPPYLVFNDATLAEMAAMVPTSAGEMLAVNGVGERKLSRFGGDFLDEISQYLIEN from the coding sequence ATGGATAATCTTATTTCTAGCCATGTAGACACTCAAATTCCAGCACAAGATTCCGCAACGCCTGTTGTTGAAGATGTGCTTGGACAGCAATTACAGCAAATTTTTGGTTATCGTGATTTTCGTGAAGGACAGCGGGAGATTATCGAGCAGACGCTAAACGGCCAAGATACGCTAGTGATTATGCCAACGGGTGGCGGAAAGAGCATGTGTTATCAATTACCGGCTTTGGTTCTACCAGGATTAACCATTGTAGTTTCACCGCTCATTTCATTGATGAAAGATCAAGTTGATAGCTTGACTCAGTCAGGTGTTGCTGCCGCTTATTTGAATTCCTCTTTACCACGTGATGAAACCGTTGAGATTTTAAAACGTTTACATAAAGGTGAGATTAAACTGCTTTATGTATCACCAGAGCGTTTGCTACGGCCTGATTTTATTGAGCGAATGGAAGAATTGCAGATATCATTATTTGCGATTGATGAGGCTCACTGTATTAGTCAGTGGGGTCATGACTTTAGACCTGAATATGCCGCACTAGGTCAATTAAAGCAGTTGTTCCCCTATGTGCCGCTTATGGCATTAACGGCTACGGCAGATCAGGCTACCCGTGAAAGTATTTGTCAGCGCCTTCAAATCAGTCCTTTTTGTTTATTATCCAGTTTTGATCGCCCTAATATTCGCTATACAGTGGTTGAAAAACTCAATGCGGCAAATCAGCTCAAGCAGTTTTTACAATTGCAAAAAGGCAGTAATGGCATTATTTATTGCAGCAGCCGTCGTCGAGTTGATGAAGTTGCTGATCGTTTAAAGCTGCAAGGATTTAGCGCGGCGGCTTATCACGCTGGAATGACGCAGAAAGAGCGCGGTGATATTCAAGATAAGTTTTTAAAAGACAAAATCGATATCGTGGTTGCGACAGTGGCATTTGGCATGGGGATCAATAAGTCTAATGTTCGGTTTGTGGTGCACTACGATATCCCTAAAAGCGTTGAATCTTATTACCAAGAAACAGGGCGAGCAGGTCGTGATGGCTTAGATGCTGAAGCGTATATGTTGTTTGACCCTGCTGATATCGGCCGGGTGAAGCACTTAATTGAGCAATCAGAACCTGGCCCACAGCAAGACGTTGAATTACACAAAATGAATACCATGGCAGCCTTTGCTGAAGCGCAAACCTGCCGTCGACAAGTATTGCTGCATTACTTTGATGAAAGTGGCTCAAAACCTTGTGGTAACTGTGATATTTGTCTCGAGCCCCCTAAGCGCTATGATGGCAGCGAAGATGCTAAAAAAGTGCTGTCTTGCATCTTTAGACTTAATCAATATTTCGGGGTAAACCAGGTCATTGATGTGCTGCGTGGCTCAAAAGCTGCCAATGTGATGGATCGCGGCCATAACAAGTTATCGACTTGGGGTATTGGTAAAGAGCACAGTCATGAATATTGGCTCAGTGTGATTAGGCAGCTTATTCATTTAGGTTTGGCTAGCCAAGATATTACCCGCGGCTCTTCGGTAAAGTTAAATGCATCTGCGAGACCTATATTGAAAGGAGAGGCGAGTTTGCAGCTGGCTGAGCCTAGAATTCAATTAGTGGCCACCAAACGTAAAAGTTCTACATCCCGTGCTCCGCAGCAATATGACCGTAAACTGTTTGCCAGACTGAAACTATTACGACGTGAACTGGCAGAAAAACATGATGTGCCACCTTACCTTGTTTTCAACGATGCTACGTTAGCTGAAATGGCTGCAATGGTGCCCACCAGTGCCGGTGAAATGCTGGCTGTAAATGGTGTTGGTGAGCGCAAGTTAAGCCGTTTTGGTGGCGACTTTTTAGATGAAATAAGCCAGTACCTCATCGAGAACTAG